The following proteins come from a genomic window of Larimichthys crocea isolate SSNF chromosome III, L_crocea_2.0, whole genome shotgun sequence:
- the LOC104933118 gene encoding mothers against decapentaplegic homolog 4 produces the protein MSITNTPTSNDACLSIVHSLMCHRQGGESETFAKRAIESLVKKLKEKKDELDSLITAITTNGAHPSKCVTIQRTLDGRLQVAGRKGFPHVIYARLWRWPDLHKNELKHVKYCQFAFDLKCDNVCVNPYHYERVVSPGIDLSGLTLTSGPSSALSMVKDEYDFDGPQSLPSIEGGHSIQTIQHPPSGSRPAPSESYATPNLLPPAEASTSGTSSSFPAIAAGSGSASTTWSRNSNFTPNIPHHTNGHLQHHPPMPHPTHYWPVHNELAFQPPISNHPAPDYWCSIAYFEMDVQVGETFKVPSSCPIVTVDGYVDPSGGDRFCLGQLSNVHRTEAIERARLHIGKGVQLECKGEGDVWVRCLSDHAVFVQSYYLDREAGRAPGDAVHKIYPSAYIKVFDLRQCHRQMQQQAATAQAAAAAQAAAVAGNIPGPGSVGGIAPAISLSAAAGIGVDDLRRLCILRMSFVKGWGPDYPRQSIKETPCWIEIHLHRALQLLDEVLHTMPIADPQPLD, from the exons ATGTCCATCACCAACACACCGACGAGCAACGACGCCTGTCTGAGCATCGTGCACAGCCTGATGTGTCACAGGCAGGGCGGCGAGAGCGAGACGTTCGCAAAGCGGGCCATCGAGAGCCTGGTGAAGAAACTCAAGGAGAAAAAAGACGAGCTCGACTCCCTCATCACGGCCATTACCACCAATGGAGCCCATCCCAGCAAGTGTGTGACCATTCAGAGGACGCTGGATGGACGGCTGCAG GTGGCTGGACGTAAAGGGTTCCCTCATGTCATCTATGCCCGGCTGTGGCGTTGGCCTGACCTGCACAAGAATGAACTGAAGCATGTTAAATACTGCCAGTTTGCCTTCGACCTCAAGTGCGACAACGTGTGCGTCAACCCCTATCACTACGAGAGAGTGGTGTCTCCTGGCATAG ACTTATCAGGACTGACTCTGACCAGTGGACCTAGCTCAGCACTCAGCATGGTTAAGGATGAGTACGATTTTGACGGACCACAGAGTCTGCCCTCCATAGAGGGAGGCCACTCCATCCAGACCATCCAGCACCCCCCATCCGGCAGCCGCCCGGCACCCTCTGAATCCTATGCGACGCCAAACCTGCTCCCACCCGCTGAGGCCTCCACCTCTGGCACATCGTCGTCCTTCCCTGCCATCGCTGCTGGATCAGGCA GCGCAAGCACAACCTGGTCCAGGAACAGCAACTTCACCCCCAACATACCCCACCACACCAACGGTCATCTACAGCACCACCCTCCCATGCCACATCCAACGCACTATT gGCCTGTGCATAACGAGCTCGCCTTTCAGCCTCCTATATCCAATCATCCAG CTCCCGACTACTGGTGCTCCATTGCGTATTTTGAGATGGACGTTCAGGTCGGCGAGACGTTCAAGGTCCCCTCCTCTTGCCCCATTGTGACAGTGGACGGATATGTGGACCCGTCAGGAGGAGACCGGTTCTGTTTAGGCCAGCTCAGCAACGTACATCGCACTGAGGCTATTGAGAGAGCGAG GCTTCATATTGGCAAAGGAGTTCAGCTGGAGTGCAAGGGCGAAGGAGACGTGTGGGTGCGATGCCTCAGCGACCACGCCGTGTTTGTTCAGAGCTACTACCTAGACAGAGAGGCAGGCCGAGCCCCGGGAGACGCCGTTCACAAAATCTACCCCAGCGCTTACATCAAG GTGTTTGACCTTCGTCAGTGCCACAGACAGATGCAACAGCAGGCTGCCACGGCtcaagcagcagctgcagcccaGGCAGCTGCTGTGGCTGGAAATATACCTGGACCTGGATCAGTAGGAGGGATAGCTCCAGCTATTA gTCTCTCAGCAGCAGCCGGTATCGGGGTAGACGACCTCCGGCGTCTGTGTATTCTTAGGATGAGTTTCGTCAAGGGCTGGGGGCCAGACTACCCGCGTCAGAGCATCAAGGAGACCCCCTGCTGGATCGAGATCCACCTGCACAGAGCTCTACAGTTACTGGATGAGGTTCTGCACACTATGCCTATAGCAGACCCGCAACCTCTGGACTGA